Proteins from one Dromiciops gliroides isolate mDroGli1 chromosome 6, mDroGli1.pri, whole genome shotgun sequence genomic window:
- the PLRG1 gene encoding pleiotropic regulator 1 isoform X2 — MEVQKHSVHTLVFRSLKRTHDMFVADNAKPVQLDEESHKLKMAVKLHTEYGPVLHMPIVKENLREKGSQNAVDAYGHKQYPANQGQELEYLVTGTHPYPPGPGVALTADTKIQRMPSESAAQSLAVALPPSQARIDANRTSAGVGDIYRHAGLPERSQPPGLAMAMMEAGGTKNAAMMAKKAPTMPKPQWHPPWKLYRVISGHLGWVRCIAVEPGNQWFVTGSADRTIKIWDLASGKLKLSLTGHISTVRGVIVSARSPYLFSCGEDKQVKCWDLEYNKVIRHYHGHLSAVYGLDLHPTIDVLVTCSRDSTARIWDVRTKASVHTLAGHTNAVATVKCQAAEPQIITGSHDTTIRLWDLVAGKTRVTLTNHKKSVRAVVLHPRHYTFASGSPDNIKQWKFPDGNFIQNLSGHNAIINTLAVNSDGVLVSGADNGTMHLWDWRTGYNFQRVHAAVQPGSLDSESGIFACAFDQSESRLLTAEADKTIKVYREDDSATEETHPVSWKPEIIKRKRF; from the exons gagGTACAGAAACATTCTGTGCACACGCTTGTGTTCAGATCATTGAAGAGGACCCATGACATGTTTGTGGCTGATAATGCAAAACCAGTACAGTTAGATGAAGAGAG tcacaaGCTAAAGATGGCTGTCAAACTTCATACAGAATATGGTCCTGTGTTGCACATGcctattgtgaaagaaaatcttAGAGAGAAAGGCTCTCAGAATGCAGTGGATGCATATGGGCATAAACAGTATCCTGCCAATCAAG GACAAGAACTTGAATATTTAGTGACTGGTACACATCCGTATCCACCAGGACCTG GTGTGGCTTTGACTGCAGATACTAAGATTCAAAGAATGCCAAGTGAATCTGCTGCACAGTCTTTAGCTGTGGCTCTACCTCCTTCACAAGCCAG gaTAGATGCAAACCGTACTTCAGCTGGTGTAGGTGATATTTACCGACATGCTGGACTTCCTGAACGTTCACAGCCACCTGGATTAGCTATG GCTATGATGGAAGCTGGTGGCACCAAGAATGCTGCAATGATGGCCAAAAAGGCACCTACAATGCCTAAACCACAGTGGCATCCGCCGTGGAAACTATACAGA gtAATCAGTGGACATCTAGGCTGGGTCCGATGTATTGCAGTAGAGCCTGGGAATCAGTGGTTCGTTACTGGTTCTGCTGATAGGACTATAAAG ATCTGGGATCTGGCTAGTGGCAAATTAAAGCTATCATTGACTGGACATATCAGTACTGTACGAGGAGTGATAGTAAGTGCAAGGAGTCCATACCTGTTCTCCTGTGGAGAAGATAAACAGGTGAAGTGCTGGgatcttgaatacaataag gTTATCAGACATTATCACGGACATTTAAGTGCAGTGTATGGTTTAGATTTGCACCCAACAATTGATGTGCTTGTGACTTGTAGTAGAGATTCAACTGCACGG ATATGGGACGTAAGGACAAAAGCCAGTGTACACACATTGGCAGGGCATACAAATGCAGTGGCTACAGTAAAGTGTCAAGCTGCAGAACCACAGATCATTACAG GAAGCCATGATACAACCATACGATTATGGGACTTAGTGGCAGGAAAAACACGTGTCACGCTAACAAATCACAAAAAATCAGTTAGAGCAGTGGTTTTGCATCCAAGACA ttacacaTTTGCATCTGGGTCTCCAGATAATATTAAACAGTGGAAATTCCCTGACGGAAACTTCATTCAGAACCTTTCTGGTCATAATGCGATAATTAATACACTGGCTGTGAATTCAGATGGAGTGCTGGTATCTGGAG CGGATAATGGCACTATGCATCTCTGGGACTGGAGAACTGGGTATAATTTCCAAAGAGTACATGCAGCTGTGCAGCCTGGATCTTTGGACAGTGAATCAGGAATATTTGCATGTGCATTTGACCAGTCTGAAAGTCGATTATTGACTGCAGAAGCTGATAAAACCATTAAAGTATACAGAGAAGATGATTCAGCG ACGGAAGAAACTCATCCAGTCAGCTGGAAACCAGAAATTATCaagagaaaaagattttaa
- the PLRG1 gene encoding pleiotropic regulator 1 isoform X1, which translates to MVEEVQKHSVHTLVFRSLKRTHDMFVADNAKPVQLDEESHKLKMAVKLHTEYGPVLHMPIVKENLREKGSQNAVDAYGHKQYPANQGQELEYLVTGTHPYPPGPGVALTADTKIQRMPSESAAQSLAVALPPSQARIDANRTSAGVGDIYRHAGLPERSQPPGLAMAMMEAGGTKNAAMMAKKAPTMPKPQWHPPWKLYRVISGHLGWVRCIAVEPGNQWFVTGSADRTIKIWDLASGKLKLSLTGHISTVRGVIVSARSPYLFSCGEDKQVKCWDLEYNKVIRHYHGHLSAVYGLDLHPTIDVLVTCSRDSTARIWDVRTKASVHTLAGHTNAVATVKCQAAEPQIITGSHDTTIRLWDLVAGKTRVTLTNHKKSVRAVVLHPRHYTFASGSPDNIKQWKFPDGNFIQNLSGHNAIINTLAVNSDGVLVSGADNGTMHLWDWRTGYNFQRVHAAVQPGSLDSESGIFACAFDQSESRLLTAEADKTIKVYREDDSATEETHPVSWKPEIIKRKRF; encoded by the exons gagGTACAGAAACATTCTGTGCACACGCTTGTGTTCAGATCATTGAAGAGGACCCATGACATGTTTGTGGCTGATAATGCAAAACCAGTACAGTTAGATGAAGAGAG tcacaaGCTAAAGATGGCTGTCAAACTTCATACAGAATATGGTCCTGTGTTGCACATGcctattgtgaaagaaaatcttAGAGAGAAAGGCTCTCAGAATGCAGTGGATGCATATGGGCATAAACAGTATCCTGCCAATCAAG GACAAGAACTTGAATATTTAGTGACTGGTACACATCCGTATCCACCAGGACCTG GTGTGGCTTTGACTGCAGATACTAAGATTCAAAGAATGCCAAGTGAATCTGCTGCACAGTCTTTAGCTGTGGCTCTACCTCCTTCACAAGCCAG gaTAGATGCAAACCGTACTTCAGCTGGTGTAGGTGATATTTACCGACATGCTGGACTTCCTGAACGTTCACAGCCACCTGGATTAGCTATG GCTATGATGGAAGCTGGTGGCACCAAGAATGCTGCAATGATGGCCAAAAAGGCACCTACAATGCCTAAACCACAGTGGCATCCGCCGTGGAAACTATACAGA gtAATCAGTGGACATCTAGGCTGGGTCCGATGTATTGCAGTAGAGCCTGGGAATCAGTGGTTCGTTACTGGTTCTGCTGATAGGACTATAAAG ATCTGGGATCTGGCTAGTGGCAAATTAAAGCTATCATTGACTGGACATATCAGTACTGTACGAGGAGTGATAGTAAGTGCAAGGAGTCCATACCTGTTCTCCTGTGGAGAAGATAAACAGGTGAAGTGCTGGgatcttgaatacaataag gTTATCAGACATTATCACGGACATTTAAGTGCAGTGTATGGTTTAGATTTGCACCCAACAATTGATGTGCTTGTGACTTGTAGTAGAGATTCAACTGCACGG ATATGGGACGTAAGGACAAAAGCCAGTGTACACACATTGGCAGGGCATACAAATGCAGTGGCTACAGTAAAGTGTCAAGCTGCAGAACCACAGATCATTACAG GAAGCCATGATACAACCATACGATTATGGGACTTAGTGGCAGGAAAAACACGTGTCACGCTAACAAATCACAAAAAATCAGTTAGAGCAGTGGTTTTGCATCCAAGACA ttacacaTTTGCATCTGGGTCTCCAGATAATATTAAACAGTGGAAATTCCCTGACGGAAACTTCATTCAGAACCTTTCTGGTCATAATGCGATAATTAATACACTGGCTGTGAATTCAGATGGAGTGCTGGTATCTGGAG CGGATAATGGCACTATGCATCTCTGGGACTGGAGAACTGGGTATAATTTCCAAAGAGTACATGCAGCTGTGCAGCCTGGATCTTTGGACAGTGAATCAGGAATATTTGCATGTGCATTTGACCAGTCTGAAAGTCGATTATTGACTGCAGAAGCTGATAAAACCATTAAAGTATACAGAGAAGATGATTCAGCG ACGGAAGAAACTCATCCAGTCAGCTGGAAACCAGAAATTATCaagagaaaaagattttaa